Below is a genomic region from Biomphalaria glabrata chromosome 3, xgBioGlab47.1, whole genome shotgun sequence.
AGTGTGTTAGATATTACTGGATAGATATTATATAACTATTGCTACATTAAATAcacaaaaacacaagaaaacaatACTTGTCACCCCTAATGttatataaaacttaaaaaccTAAGCAAATGATTTTATGTCTATGGAAGCGTGTTACTTTACCTAGAGaacgaaacaaaacaagtttACAAGATGTATGTATTAGTTGGGTCATAGATTATAGTTGGGTCATAGATTATAGTTGGGTCTAGCTTTTTGTTATAATGTACTTTTACAGTCTCTTACATCTTACCCACACACCTCGAAACACTtatgcacacaaacacacacacaccttttttgTTCCTCTTAACTCTTCTTTAATCGACTATTTTATGGGATTCAAAAAGGacataaatgaatatatatagattcgttttttttttaaagagtatcGCCCCTGTGCATAGCCTCGTCTATTCCACACCGCTCACTGGTCATAGTTCTGGGGATTAGTTTAAGTGCTAGCCCTGGCTGCGATTACATAAAGTGAAATTTGATTGAGTCCATTCAGCCTTTCGAATGTATTTCTCCAGACAGACACAAGCCCCGCGCAATAAATGGTGTGAAAACGGTCGATTGCGTTTAGGATTTCTTTTCATTCTTTTCTGTGTTATTGAGAACAGATCGATtctctatttactttttgtcatttttttatttacacatcGATTCTATTATGGAATCGACAAAATAAAAAGGGACGAGTAAGTATAGCTGTGTGTGGTGGGGGTAGTGCGGAGTAAGGTGCGTAATGATTTAGCTtgtggggtgggggaggggagatcttatcgcccccccccccaagtagCAGcgcaagaaagaaagaggagaagaAATGCATGTAACAAACTGATTGCTCTGTATTCATTCGTATTAGGAAAATATTCAGAGTTGGCAGCTCCGATTAGAAATTGTCTAATCGAGATTGCGTATAGAACAGAAGTTTTTGAGCTAGTCTAGGAGATATCGGCCTCCTTGAAGGTGGCGCTTCATGCTGCTCCTACTGAACAGTTCAGGTAAGTCACGTAAAGACCTTTACATAACTGTACATTTTTCGGTGTAAGAATTTCTAATCACATTTGAAATCTAATGGGGGTTTTTTGGCTAAAAAGTTATTCGATTCGGACAAAATTgtattttaggagtcagtaaGTCAGTTTGAGTTTCATACAAAGAGGTTTTAAAGAATCGCAACATTTTCaaatcatttgtttttgttgtattaaaCCCAATAACAGAAGCGTGTATGAATGAACATTTTGTTTCAACATTGTATACACAGTGTGGTGaagaacatttttgtttcaacattGTATACACAGTGTGGTGaagaacatttttgtttcaacattGTATTCACAGTGTGGTGaagaacatttttgtttcaacattGTATACACAGTGTGGTGAAGAACATTCTTTAAAGCTTCCAATGTTCTTTCAAGGAAACTCAAAACGATGTTGAGAAGTCAATTTTCCCCGTCACATAAGTCATGCGTGTAATAGGTGCAACAGCTTTACTTTTGATCTCTGAAAGCGAACACTTAAGTCGTGCGTGTAATAGGTGCAACAGCTTTACTTTTGATCTCTGAAAGCGAACACTTAAGTCATGCGTGTAATAGGTGCAACAGCTTTACTTTTGATCTCTGAAAGCGAACACTTAAGTCGTGCGTGTAATAGGTGCAACAGCTTTACTTTTGATCTCTGAAAGCGAACACTTAAGTCGTGCGTGTAATAGGTGCAACAGCTTTACTTTTGATCTCTGAAAGCGAACACTTAAACATTAAcctaaagtaaaaataaatagtacATTCTACTTGGATTCAAATCTAGGGCCACGAGCTAACCAGTTAATCACTCTAACACCCAGCCACTCTTTTCCTTTACAGGTGTTTCTTTCATGCGGGAACCATAACATTTCAGGGTCAAAGGTGTGTGGgttctgtgtgtttgtgtgtggagGGGGTTGGTCTGGATACGCCACTGCAATAAGGTCCTTCGAGTACATTTACTACAGAATAGCAAAATGGTGGTGTGAAAAGCTGTACTAAACTGTCAATCACTAAACAAATAACAGacacatagaaaaagaagagaaagttaTATGGAGAACTATAGGAGGGGCGATATAatgtattctaaaaaaaaatttaaataaaaagcctTTGAGAGAAACTGGAGAAACTAAATGCTAGAAATTTGATTttacagtgctaaaaagtgcacaatGGTTACCTCCCTTTGAACATCCATAGCTTATCAACCCTTCCTTCatagagtaggcctacatcagaaACACTAAAAGAACTACCAATCACCAATACCAAGAACCATGTGTTGACTTCAAAGACAAGCATGACATCTTTTTCTGCAAGGTCTTTCTTTAGGCATCAATTGTTTCAGCTTTACTCGTGTATCAGatttaagttattttctttttatgtaaaaaCTAAATAGTGACCTATATAATTTTTTACTATTGTTATTCTTTAGGTCTTAGTCGAAAAGGTTCAGACCAAACTATGAAATGTGATTCGCATGGAAACTATTTCAATTCGTTACATACACTATTACAAGCGAGATACAACCTAAGAATTCTCTTCAAACAGCCGAGGAGTTAAAGAGTTAATTGTGATAGTTATGGGGGACATGGACAAAGCATCCCTTCGTGCAAACATCGTGGAAAGAAAAAGATTTGAACAACTAGTAAGTATCTACGAAAGCTCAAAACGGAACTTGATTTCTGACATGCGCAAATCGCAGGCGTCATACCGGCGGAAGTTGAAAGTTTACCGGGAAAGAAAACGAGAGATAATTATGTCGAGGTCTAAGAACTCGGACTCCGccatggaagaattatttttggAGCAGATGAGATCGCGAAATCATGTCGGCCCTAGACCAATGATCAAATCATTGACCTCAATCAATGGAAACGAGACGGTGGAACCTTTGTCAAGGCACACCACCTTGGTGTCTGATTCCATAGAGCCGGACGATGACggtttcaaaatatttaaatctagactttcGGCATATACATCAGAATTGAATAACTCTTCTCCAAGAAGCAAATCTAATTCTGATTCGGGAACAAAAGAACAGCTGACATCTAATGAATTAATCATCACAGTTGAGGGTGTCGTCAAAACCTCAGAAACTGAGGGATCCCCATCTGATAGAAAACATCTACTGACAGTGAAAACATTACCAGGCAGAAAAAATGCGACTTCATTACCTTCACCTTCCCAGACGTCAGCCGATACACAAGATTTACAAACACTTTCAACAGCAGACGTCAAGCCCAGTACAGCTCCAACAACAAAGGCCAATCCAAACTGGGAAAAGGGACACGTAAGATCATCTGCGCTGCCATCGATTCAAAGAGCTGGTTTACGCGAGAACTCGGCTAATCCAGATGAGATTGGTTTTGAAATGCCAAGGTCTTCTAGCAGACAAAGGTCAAGACTAGATCTTCGTCCAAGAACTGCCTGGGAGCTTTTGAATTTGGAAAGAGTAACAGATGATAGAAGACAAGCTGGCAATAGGGAGAGATTTCAGAAAAAGCTGGCTGGGAACTATCGTCAGGTAAATATTCTTACTCTTTTTCATGCCAATCATTTTTTCTAAAATAGCTTTAACAAATAAATTTACACTTTTTCAGGTTTGTCACGAGATAGACGAGATGGGGCTAAAAGTCACATGGGCCGGTTGTCACAAACACTCTGCAGACATAATAGCCCGAACAAAATTGTGAAACTACATTTAAGATGCTTAcctaaactaaaaatatgcaaagAGTTGCAAAATGAAGTCGCTACCGCTTTCTGTTCCCCAACTATCATTGTTTGACTTGTTTGAAAAGTGGACTTTGGCCTAACTTTGTAATCTCAAGATCAACTAAACAATGGCAATGgcgctaaattgaacttcactgttgccaactttaTACCAAAGAATTGAGCTCTAATTTGAACACTATATTAATGCATGGCAATCGATCTTCGTCTCCAATCTCCTTTATCCCCTctagttagttgcccatttCTTTCAAATACGTTTCAAACCGTAGAGTAACTGCTTCCTTCAGAGTGACATGATTTTGTGTTTTGTAGGAGACATCTCAGAGCATTTCATTGTGCAGTGCTAAAAGGTGTACGCAGATGTCCGTTATGTACGCAGATGTTCATTATGTACACAGATGTCCATTATGTACGCAGATGTTCATTATGTACGCAGATGTTCATTATGTacgcagaaaaaaacaaacaaactttgatAGTTTTGTTCCCGCCTTGTATGAGATTCTCctataatattgtaataattgCTCCGTTTGAGACCATGTCATGTCTAGATGCATTAGTGGCTGTTCGTATCAAAGCTCAGCCTTATAAAAAGTTACggtattaaattaaatgttctGAAAATGGTTGCAGAGCAATTTATCAAATTGGATGGGGTTAAAGGTCACAGTTGTGCCTTTTAGTCTCAGTGAAGTAGGCCCTATGGTGAAATGAAACACTCTGTGACCTCCAAGTGAAAACAATGAAACACTCTGTGACCTCCAAGTGAAAACAATGAAACACTCTGTGACCTCCAAGTGAAAACAATGAAACACTCTGTGACCTCCAAGTGAAAACAATGAAACACTCTGTGACCTCCAAGTGAAAACAATGAAACACTCTGTGACCTCCAAGTGAAAACAATGAAACACTCTGTGACCTCCAAGTGAAAACAATGAAACACTCTGTGACCTCCAAGTGAAAACAATGAAACACTCTGTGACCTCCAAGTGAAAACAATGAAACACTCTGTGACCTCCAAGTGAAAACAATGAAACACTCTGTGACCTCCAAGTGAAAACAATGAAACACTCTGTGACCTCCAAGTGAAAACAATGAAACACTCTGTGACCTCCAAGTGAAAACAATGAAACACTCTGTGACCTCCAAGTGAAAACAATGAAACACTCTGTGACCTCCAAGTGAAAACAATGAAACACTCTGTGACCTCCAAGTGAAAACAATGAAACACTCTGTGACCTCCAAGTGAAAACAATGAAACACTCTGTGACCTCCAAGTGAAAACAATGAAACACTCTGTGACCTCCAAGTGAAAACAATGAAACACTCTGTGACCTCCAAGTGAAAACAATGAAACACTCTGTGACCTCCAAGTGAAAACAATGAAACACTCTGTGACCTCCAAGTGAAAACAATGAAACACTCTGTGACCTCCAAGTGAAAACAATGAAACACTCTGTGACCTCCAAGTGAAAACAATGAAACACTCTGTGACCTCCAAGTGAAAACAATGAAACACTCTGTGACCTCCAAGTGAAAACAATGAAACACTCTGTGACCTCCAAGTGAAAACAATGAAACACTCTGTGACCTCCAAGTGAAAACAATGAAACACTCTGTGACCTCCAAGTGAAAACAATGAAACACTCTGTGACCTCCAAGTGAAAACAATGAAACACTCTGTGACCTCCAAGTGAAAACAATGAAACACTCTGTGACCTCCAAGTGAAAACAATGAAACACTCTGTGACCTCCAAGTGAAAACAATGAAACACTCTGTGACCTCCAAGTGAAAACAATGAAACACTCTGTGACCTCCAAGTGAAAACAATGAAACACTCTGTGACCTCCAAGTGAAAACAATGAAACACTCTGTGACCTCCAAGTGAAAACAATGAAACACTCTGTGACCTCCAAGTGAAAACAATGAAACACTCTGTGACCTCCAAGTGAAAACAATGAAACACTCTGTGACCTCCAAGTGAAAACAATGAAACACTCTGTGACCTCCAAGTGAAAACAATGAAACACTCTGTGACCTCCAAGTGAAAACAATGAAACACTCTGTGACCTCCAAGTGAAAACAATGAAACACTCTGTGACCTCCAAGACTTTCATCGTTAGGTCGGAAAGTTTTCACAACACCCaagtaaaggggggggggaggcagttTTCACAACACCcaagtaagggggggggggaggcagttTTCACAACACCCaagtaaaggggggggggaggcagttTTCACAACACCCaagtaaagggggggggggggaggcagttTTCACAACACCcaagtaaggggggggggaggcagttTTCACAACACCCaagtaaaggggggggggaggcagttTTCACAACACCcaagtaagggggggggggaggcagttTTCACAACACCcaagtaaggggggggggaggcagttTTCACAACACCCaagtaaagggggggggggaggcagttTTCACAACACCCaagtaaagggggggggaggcagtTTTCACAACACCCaagtaaagggggggggaggcagtTTTCACAACACCcaagtaaggggggggggaggcagttTTCACAACACCCaagtaaagggggggggaggcagtTTTCACAACACCCAAgtaagggggggggaggcagtTTTCACAACACCCAAGTAAGGGGGGGGGAGGCCTATATGTCATTCTTTCAAATCGAGCAGACTTGGAACTGCTACAAAAACAAAGTCTTGTCTCATTTTGTTTCTTGCTTTTAGTCAAATCAAACTATTGTTATGTTTGTATATGTGACTATTTACCCAATGCCATGTATCAACTTTCCTCATGTCTGGGGTAAACTGTCACAACCTCAGCCCTACCACTTTTTTGTTGCATAACTCTTGTAAacaatgagatttttttttttcatttttttatagtcGTAGTCTGAATTTGTAAGTTACAACTTGAGAGGTTTTGTTAAGAATCGATGAATTCTAAATGTTTGTAAACTACTGGAAATTGTAAATTACAGCCCCACCTTCCCCCGACTAGCTCCAGAAGAGTGGTAAGTCACTAGAATGTTGAGCCAGAAGTCCAAGGATTCAGTCGTCTGATGCTCAAGAGTTTTACTCTGGATTAGCATATGTTCCTCAATGACCTAGCTGTAATGGCTAGCTTGATATATTTGGGGTGAACAGATGTCTAAATACTTAACTGTTTTTCTGACTATACAGTAGACCATTAGCCAAGATTAACGGATGatctatttaatatattttttaactgaATTGGGGGAGGGAAAGACACGgctggtaaagcgcttagcctCTGACCCGAGGGTCCTCGAGTTTAaatactggtgaagactaggattttgaactttgggatttttagaCCGCCCCTGAGTCCTGGGCACATGACCTCCGTATCGAAGGTGTTAGCTGGCACACGTTGGGGCAGTAATTGAGGCTAACCATAGGACATTCTCATTAACCACCGGCCattctctgcaaactgcatGCAAATGCCCTACTTAGAGCATGGGAATGCACCCATGACGTATGAAGGTATTGTCACTATGTGAGATGAAGgacaaataggcctatatagttcACATTATGATGAAAAGTATATGTCAATTGTTTAGATTTACGTCTAATGCCCtagataaaaatgcagttttcaaGGTTTCAGGCTAAAATTACCGTGCACTAGTGCTGAACCAAATCCGTCCAAATATATCTCACTatgtgaaaaacaacaacaacaacaactccaGAAGGCAAAATgcatttaagtattttattattttataggatctacagatctagatctatgctgCATTCCACATTCGTCTTACTTGTATACCAGACttgatgtgtatgtgtttctattTGACCACAGATTGTTTACTTAGACAACGACGAGTTACAGGAGCGTGGGACATTCTACAATTACTTGCTGAAGGGTCGTCTGGAAAGAGAACATTCTAGGTTCGCCGACATCTGCCATAAGGTCCAAGACTTTTGTCGTAGTCCTGGTTTGTTTCTGGTTGTCAAGGACGCCGACACTTTGCCTGTCAATACTCTTGGAGAAAGACCGCTATCTAACAGACGCTATTCCATGACGCCAACtccaaacacaaagggcatgcCAAGGAGAACAGCGTTGAAGCAATTCTAATACGAGAAACTGCTAAAGTAGCTTCTCTTGCaatgtattaaaaagaaaaaaaatgtcaacgtGTTACATttctaggcttttttttttttaattcgtttATATGAATCATAATATCTGTTCCTGGATGATCGCAGTTAGCTTTGAAGTCTGCAGGCTAACGGCTAACTCTAGTTTATGACCTGTTACGGTACGAGTTTGACCAGACATCAGCATCTACTCCAGAAGTTTACTTTTGTAAGAGACCCGTCACAATCACACATTGGTCACTTTAGCTTTCATCGTATTTCTATTTTGAATGGTTCAGGCCCGAAAATTTAGAAAATcgttttctatttcatttttttaaaattaaaatacgcCCCTGGAGAAATGATTGCATGCCATCCCTGGAACAGCTGTAGTAATCAGGCATAACCACCCAACAAGAAATTTTGAAAtcaaaacattgtaaaaaaaaaaaaaaagtgcggtagaaaatattttgtcttgtatCAAATAATGAGAAATAAACACTAATGACAGGAGAACAACAATCAAGTAAGAAAGCAAACATTGTGACTGTAAATACTAAATAAATGGTCAGAAAAATTATCTGCCTGCGCACTCACAAGGTTCCTGAGCATGCTTGAGTGTGCCAGAACAACACAGGggaatattttgtttagagCACATAAAATGAGCTATTACACGCCATATTtctgttataaaataaaaataaaatgtttaaaattactGAAATTATGggcatttcatttgaaaaaaagattaataatatatttagatatgTGTGACGATCATTCAGTCTTTATTttttggaaaaggggggggggggagagagggcCATCTATAGGGGATTCTTCTAAAGGCTATGGCTTAGTTTACTTATAGGTAAATCCGGCACTCAGTCTCAGAGTTTGTTAATGATGATAGTGATAGTTAATAGTGACTTCCTGCAGGGATAAgccttttttcattttttcaaatagaTTTTGTTGCAAGTGGagtcactgacatatatattcAATGCTCTTCCTCTCACTTTGTTGTGTTCACATTCCTTAGGGTTGCTTATAAAAAAGGTTCAGGGTTCACTGTGAACAAGGGTTCAAGTACATTAAAAGGAGAAaagcttttgtattttttaaaatctcttcaTTCTGATAAGGTGGACCTTTCCAACAATCTATTGCCCAATTGATAAGGTAGACTTTCCAACAATCTATTGAGTCCAATTGATAAGGTGGACCTTTCCAACAATCTATTGTCCAATTGATAAGGTGGACCTTTCCACCAATCTATTGAGTCCAATTGATAAGGTGGACCTTTCCAACAATATATAGTCAAAATAGTCAAACTGGATGAAATGTTAATGTCCATCATCCAGTGCATTTCTTAAATTTTAACTTCAGTCACTTATTTCTCTGTACTCATGTAATGGAAACACATTTTCAACCTAAAATTGAGAGCTTAGTTGAAGGAAAATAGCACATGAATAAAACTGACTTTAAAAAACATGAAAGaatcacaaaatattttcttagtaAATATAGAGATTTATTTCAAGTAAAATTTCCAGATAAAATCAGTAGatagtaaaaatgtaaatatgtaaTAATGTCAACATTGTGACAGACTTGAACATCACTATAACCTTCAGCCAGGAAGTACAAGAACTAACTAATGTAAATAGCAAGCAGATCTTCTTATAATACTTTATACAGTAAATAGAGGTGGTCATTAAATGATGTTTGAACACAACTAATACTAGCAAATActgaagcaataaaaaacaaattgaaagacTGAATTGATAACAACAGCTGTAAACATCACATCCTTTAACTCAGTACTTTATGGTAATTCATTATTGTATTTCCTTCAATATGAAAGTATGTTGACTAGTATCTAGTAGAAACAATATGGTTATAAATGAGTCCATGAAATAGTCATGCATCAAATCAAAACTTTCTGCAAACCAATGCATACAATGGATGTCACATTACAATGTCTAGAATAGCAAATGTCCAATAATGAGTTGCTATACATTAattgaataaaaatcaaaatgtgtATTTACATCTATACACTTTGAGCACTGACATACCTTCTTTACACTTTGACCAACACATCACAAgtgagttgttt
It encodes:
- the LOC106057123 gene encoding uncharacterized protein LOC106057123 — encoded protein: MGDMDKASLRANIVERKRFEQLVSIYESSKRNLISDMRKSQASYRRKLKVYRERKREIIMSRSKNSDSAMEELFLEQMRSRNHVGPRPMIKSLTSINGNETVEPLSRHTTLVSDSIEPDDDGFKIFKSRLSAYTSELNNSSPRSKSNSDSGTKEQLTSNELIITVEGVVKTSETEGSPSDRKHLLTVKTLPGRKNATSLPSPSQTSADTQDLQTLSTADVKPSTAPTTKANPNWEKGHVRSSALPSIQRAGLRENSANPDEIGFEMPRSSSRQRSRLDLRPRTAWELLNLERVTDDRRQAGNRERFQKKLAGNYRQIVYLDNDELQERGTFYNYLLKGRLEREHSRFADICHKVQDFCRSPGLFLVVKDADTLPVNTLGERPLSNRRYSMTPTPNTKGMPRRTALKQF